In Zunongwangia profunda SM-A87, the following proteins share a genomic window:
- a CDS encoding M13 family metallopeptidase, translated as MKKITNAVCLSLLGATIIGCKDGEKSTNTEKEEIHGINVAYMDTTTTPKNDFFRYVNGAWLDATEIPSDQTTWGSFMELRETTDDDALALLNQASNNENLDANSDQAKAVNLYKTIMDTVARNEQGVAPVLPYLEKVNKISNKEDLQAYLTEMSKYGGGGFFSFGVSADAKNSNQNAAYLYPGSLGLPDRDYYIADDSDSKEKKAKYEEHIARMMQFLDYSKEDAKEFAKTVVEFETKLAKPRLDKVERRDARKTYNPMSVAALQEMVPAIDWNTYFEEIGAGKLDTIIVSQPAYMKAMQDLLAQNDVDTWKKYLTWTAFDAAAGMLSTDIETANWDFYSKTLRGAKEQRPRDERALSTVNGTVGEALGKLYVEKHFPPEAKEKAQEMIANVIKAYEKRINNLSWMSEDTKKKAIEKLNTTTIKVGYPDEWEDYGDLEILGSKDGSYFQNVMNARKWSTAKNIAKLGEPVDKSEWFMSPQTVNAYYNPSYNEIVFPAAILQPPFYDYKADAAVNYGGIGAVIGHEISHGFDDSGARFDAEGNLNNWWTDEDLSQFEGLGKDLADQYSAIEVLDSTFINGEFTLGENIGDLGGVNAAYDGLQMHLKEHGDPGKIDGFTPEQRFFLSWATVWRTKMRDEALKSRIKTDPHSPGMYRAYVPLQNIDAFYEAFDIKEGDSMYVAPDDRVKIW; from the coding sequence ATGAAAAAAATAACAAATGCAGTATGCTTGTCCCTATTAGGTGCCACTATAATTGGTTGTAAAGACGGGGAAAAGTCTACAAACACAGAAAAAGAAGAAATTCACGGGATCAATGTAGCCTATATGGATACTACAACAACACCCAAAAATGATTTTTTTCGCTATGTGAATGGTGCGTGGCTTGATGCTACAGAAATTCCCAGTGACCAGACTACCTGGGGCAGTTTCATGGAACTTCGTGAAACTACAGATGATGATGCCTTAGCATTATTAAATCAAGCTTCTAACAACGAGAACCTGGATGCAAACAGCGATCAGGCTAAAGCGGTAAATCTATACAAAACCATTATGGATACCGTGGCTCGCAACGAGCAAGGCGTTGCGCCAGTATTACCCTATTTAGAAAAAGTAAATAAAATTTCGAATAAAGAAGATTTACAGGCTTACTTAACAGAAATGTCTAAGTACGGCGGTGGTGGTTTCTTCTCTTTTGGGGTTAGTGCAGATGCTAAAAACAGTAACCAGAATGCAGCTTACCTTTACCCAGGCAGCCTGGGACTGCCAGATCGCGATTATTATATTGCAGACGACTCAGATTCTAAAGAGAAAAAAGCAAAGTATGAAGAACATATTGCCCGTATGATGCAGTTTCTAGATTACTCTAAAGAAGATGCTAAAGAATTCGCAAAAACAGTAGTCGAATTTGAGACCAAACTTGCTAAACCAAGATTAGATAAAGTAGAGCGTCGTGACGCACGTAAAACTTATAATCCAATGAGCGTGGCGGCTCTTCAAGAAATGGTACCGGCAATAGACTGGAATACTTATTTTGAAGAAATTGGCGCAGGCAAATTAGATACTATTATTGTTTCTCAGCCAGCCTATATGAAAGCCATGCAAGATCTTCTGGCACAAAATGATGTGGACACCTGGAAGAAGTATCTAACATGGACAGCATTTGATGCCGCTGCCGGAATGTTGTCTACAGATATCGAAACAGCCAACTGGGATTTTTACAGCAAAACTTTAAGAGGTGCTAAAGAACAACGCCCCAGAGACGAAAGAGCTTTAAGTACTGTAAATGGTACAGTAGGGGAAGCTTTAGGAAAACTATATGTAGAAAAACATTTCCCTCCAGAGGCTAAAGAAAAAGCTCAGGAAATGATCGCTAATGTAATTAAGGCTTACGAAAAGCGTATTAACAACCTCAGCTGGATGAGTGAAGACACCAAGAAAAAAGCGATTGAAAAACTAAATACCACCACTATTAAAGTAGGCTATCCAGACGAATGGGAAGATTATGGTGATTTAGAAATCTTAGGATCTAAAGATGGTTCTTATTTTCAAAACGTGATGAACGCCCGTAAATGGAGTACCGCTAAAAATATTGCAAAACTAGGAGAACCTGTAGATAAATCGGAGTGGTTTATGTCGCCGCAAACCGTTAACGCTTATTACAATCCAAGTTACAACGAGATTGTATTCCCAGCGGCTATTTTACAACCACCTTTTTATGATTACAAAGCAGATGCCGCTGTAAATTACGGGGGAATTGGTGCCGTAATTGGTCATGAGATTTCTCATGGGTTTGATGATAGCGGTGCTCGCTTTGATGCTGAAGGAAACCTGAACAACTGGTGGACCGATGAAGATCTTTCGCAGTTTGAAGGTCTTGGGAAAGATCTTGCCGACCAGTACAGTGCTATCGAAGTTTTGGACAGTACCTTTATTAATGGTGAATTTACACTAGGTGAAAATATCGGTGACCTTGGTGGTGTTAACGCTGCTTATGATGGTTTACAAATGCATCTGAAAGAACATGGTGATCCGGGAAAAATTGACGGATTTACACCAGAGCAACGTTTTTTCCTTTCCTGGGCAACCGTTTGGCGTACTAAAATGCGGGACGAAGCTTTAAAAAGCAGAATTAAAACAGATCCCCATTCTCCTGGAATGTATAGAGCTTATGTACCTTTGCAAAATATCGATGCATTTTATGAAGCTTTTGATATTAAAGAAGGAGATTCGATGTATGTTGCACCTGATGACCGCGTAAAAATCTGGTAA
- a CDS encoding DUF6265 family protein, whose amino-acid sequence MKRLFLALSSLLLLFSCTNDAEDFDWLIGEWKRVNAEEDFKTYEIWKKDKNYYSGLGYTMLDDDTIFKENLKLFKENDEWTLQVTGVNEAPTPFVLSELKPEYFIAENDTNEFPKKIIYKLQNDTLKANVSTTEFDVDFEFVEIQK is encoded by the coding sequence ATGAAACGTTTATTTTTAGCTCTTTCCAGTCTGTTACTTTTATTTTCATGCACTAATGATGCAGAGGATTTTGATTGGCTTATTGGAGAATGGAAACGTGTAAATGCCGAAGAAGACTTTAAAACCTACGAAATATGGAAAAAAGATAAAAACTATTATTCGGGATTGGGCTATACGATGTTAGACGACGACACCATTTTTAAAGAAAATCTAAAACTGTTTAAAGAAAATGATGAATGGACACTACAGGTGACCGGCGTGAACGAAGCTCCTACTCCCTTTGTCCTTTCCGAATTAAAACCTGAATATTTTATAGCTGAAAATGACACGAATGAATTTCCAAAGAAAATCATTTATAAACTCCAAAATGATACCCTAAAAGCTAATGTTTCAACCACCGAATTTGATGTGGATTTTGAGTTTGTAGAAATTCAGAAATAG
- a CDS encoding nuclear transport factor 2 family protein has translation MKKQLITLILCYLGCAGFSQTMPYQSNAKQAKTEISDVIDHWHQAAAEANFKNYFHLMTKDAVFIGTDATENWQIEEFKAYAKPHFEKGKAWDFTSVQRNIYLANTKGIAWFDELLDTHMGICRGSGVMQYIDGNWKIAHYVLSIEIPNENIEEITKIKKDFDTRILQALKTKN, from the coding sequence ATGAAAAAACAACTAATCACTCTTATCTTATGCTATTTAGGTTGTGCAGGTTTTTCCCAAACAATGCCCTACCAATCCAACGCGAAACAAGCGAAAACAGAAATTTCTGATGTGATCGATCACTGGCATCAAGCTGCCGCCGAAGCAAATTTTAAAAATTATTTTCATCTAATGACTAAGGATGCCGTTTTTATTGGCACCGACGCTACTGAAAATTGGCAAATAGAAGAATTTAAAGCCTATGCCAAACCCCATTTTGAGAAAGGCAAAGCATGGGATTTCACTTCAGTACAAAGAAATATTTATCTGGCCAATACAAAGGGAATTGCCTGGTTTGACGAATTACTTGATACCCACATGGGCATTTGTAGAGGTTCTGGTGTAATGCAATATATCGATGGCAACTGGAAGATTGCCCACTATGTACTTTCTATTGAAATTCCAAATGAAAATATTGAAGAGATCACAAAGATCAAAAAAGACTTTGACACGAGAATCTTGCAGGCTTTAAAAACAAAAAACTAG